In Candidatus Kapaibacterium sp., the following are encoded in one genomic region:
- a CDS encoding aminotransferase class V-fold PLP-dependent enzyme produces the protein MTKLEEHFLKFRNNISGIDAEFESPYGTKQIIYADWTASGRMYKPIEKFFMEQISPFVANTHTETNFTGSTMTIAYKEALKYIKRHVGAYETDVIISAYSGMTGVVNKFQRMLGFRIHESYTELINQALDEKPIVFITHMEHHSNQTSWLETIADLEIIRPDNEGLPDLGHLAEMLEKYSARKTKIAAVTSCSNVTGICTPFHDIAEMMHNAGGLCFVDFAASAPYIDIKMRQDNPERSLDAIYFSPHKFLGGPGSTGILIFDPKLYHNKIPDQPGGGTVEWTNPWGEHNYIEDIETREDGGTPAFLQTIKTIFAIKLKEEMGVNNILAREHEMLEIIFDRLTKIPNLNILASNNQDRLGIISFYMIDIHYNLIVRLLNDKFGIQVRGGCSCAGTYGHYLLGVTFDKSHSITCKINEGDLSEKPGWVRMSIHPTMTNSEIEYICDAIKQVAQYANEWQNDYEYNTHMNEFIHKNHSNPEKILVAEWFNKQLN, from the coding sequence ATGACAAAACTTGAAGAACACTTTTTAAAGTTCAGAAACAATATTTCGGGGATTGATGCCGAATTTGAATCTCCATACGGCACGAAGCAAATCATTTATGCTGATTGGACTGCAAGCGGTAGAATGTACAAGCCTATCGAAAAATTCTTCATGGAGCAAATTTCACCTTTTGTAGCTAATACGCATACTGAAACGAATTTCACCGGTTCAACTATGACGATTGCTTACAAAGAGGCTCTGAAATATATCAAAAGGCATGTCGGGGCTTATGAAACTGATGTGATTATCTCAGCTTATTCGGGAATGACGGGCGTGGTGAACAAGTTCCAGCGAATGCTCGGCTTTAGAATTCACGAAAGCTATACCGAATTGATTAATCAAGCATTGGATGAAAAGCCTATTGTTTTTATTACTCATATGGAGCATCACTCTAACCAAACTTCGTGGCTCGAAACAATTGCCGACCTTGAGATTATTCGACCAGATAATGAAGGTTTGCCGGACTTGGGGCATTTAGCGGAGATGCTCGAAAAATATTCCGCCCGTAAAACAAAAATTGCAGCCGTAACATCTTGCTCGAATGTTACCGGCATTTGTACTCCTTTTCATGACATCGCCGAGATGATGCACAATGCAGGCGGTCTTTGTTTTGTAGATTTTGCAGCATCAGCGCCATACATTGACATTAAGATGCGTCAGGACAATCCTGAGCGTTCGCTTGATGCAATTTACTTTTCACCGCATAAATTTCTTGGTGGTCCGGGTTCAACCGGAATTTTAATTTTCGACCCAAAGCTATATCACAATAAGATTCCCGACCAACCCGGTGGTGGAACAGTTGAATGGACTAATCCATGGGGCGAACATAATTACATCGAAGATATCGAAACACGCGAAGACGGAGGAACTCCTGCTTTTTTGCAGACAATCAAAACTATTTTCGCTATTAAATTAAAAGAGGAGATGGGAGTCAATAATATTTTAGCTCGAGAACATGAAATGCTTGAAATTATATTCGATAGATTGACTAAAATTCCTAATCTGAATATTTTAGCCTCTAACAATCAAGACCGACTCGGGATAATTTCATTCTACATGATTGATATTCATTATAATTTGATTGTCAGATTGCTCAACGACAAGTTCGGAATTCAAGTTCGCGGTGGGTGTTCTTGTGCCGGAACTTACGGACATTATTTGTTGGGCGTAACTTTTGATAAATCTCATTCAATCACTTGCAAAATAAACGAAGGCGATTTATCCGAGAAGCCCGGTTGGGTACGAATGTCTATCCATCCAACAATGACCAATTCAGAGATTGAATACATCTGCGATGCTATAAAGCAAGTGGCACAATATGCAAACGAATGGCAAAATGATTACGAATACAATACACATATGAATGAATTTATTCACAAAAATCATTCCAATCCCGAGAAAATTCTCGTAGCGGAATGGTTTAATAAACAATTGAATTAA
- the pyk gene encoding pyruvate kinase — protein MNLRKTKIVCTIGPASSDINVLVKMIETGMDVARLNFSHGTHEQHNELINTIRKASEIAGKKIAILQDLQGPKIRTEQVENGCVILKDGDEFTITTDNIGFGTSQIVSTSYKDLPSDLSKGATLLLDDGYLILKVNSIQGNNIITTIIKGGELRNNKGIIAPGISFSAPSLSEKDLEDLKFGLSSDIDVVALSFVRSVRDILELKTTMKIFGRIVPIIAKIERPDAVLDIDNIIAEVDAIMVARGDLGLEMLPEQVPIIQKELIRKCNHFGKPVITATQMLESMIKNPRPSRAEASDVANAVIDGTDCVMLSGETSVGRYPIEAIDYMSKIIKNVENKYYTKEYGYSIFEAYTTEMSDSLGKAACIIADEINAVAIVTFTSSTTTAKNVAKYRPRVPIIGLTDDLRVHRRLNFVWGVRSVLVQPAENELLIPDSYVEDLLKLDFIKPDDNLVFVSGLSRGNIREQNMIKIFKVPNHDY, from the coding sequence ATGAATTTAAGAAAAACAAAAATCGTTTGCACAATTGGTCCGGCATCTTCCGATATTAACGTATTGGTCAAGATGATTGAGACCGGAATGGACGTAGCACGTCTGAATTTTTCGCACGGTACTCACGAACAACACAATGAACTGATTAATACAATTCGGAAAGCTTCGGAAATAGCAGGCAAAAAGATTGCAATTCTGCAAGATTTACAAGGTCCGAAAATCAGAACTGAACAAGTTGAAAACGGTTGCGTGATTCTCAAAGACGGTGATGAATTTACCATAACTACTGACAATATCGGATTTGGCACATCACAAATAGTTTCTACATCCTACAAAGATTTGCCGTCCGACCTCAGCAAAGGGGCAACTTTGCTTCTTGATGATGGTTACTTGATTTTGAAAGTGAATTCAATCCAGGGAAACAATATCATCACCACAATCATCAAAGGCGGCGAACTCAGAAATAACAAAGGAATCATCGCTCCGGGCATTTCATTTTCAGCTCCTTCGCTCAGCGAAAAAGATTTAGAGGATTTGAAATTTGGACTGAGCAGTGATATTGATGTTGTGGCTCTTTCTTTTGTTCGCTCAGTTAGAGACATTCTGGAATTGAAAACCACAATGAAAATTTTTGGCAGAATTGTACCCATTATCGCCAAAATTGAGCGCCCCGATGCAGTATTGGATATTGACAATATAATCGCCGAAGTTGATGCGATTATGGTTGCGCGTGGTGATTTGGGGCTTGAGATGCTGCCGGAACAAGTGCCAATTATTCAAAAAGAGTTGATTAGAAAATGTAATCACTTCGGCAAACCCGTAATTACTGCTACTCAAATGCTCGAATCTATGATTAAGAACCCGCGTCCATCGAGAGCAGAAGCAAGTGATGTAGCCAATGCGGTAATAGACGGCACAGATTGCGTTATGCTTAGTGGCGAAACAAGCGTCGGCAGATACCCAATCGAAGCGATTGACTATATGAGCAAAATAATTAAAAATGTTGAAAACAAGTACTACACTAAGGAATATGGTTACAGTATTTTCGAGGCTTATACAACTGAAATGTCCGATTCTTTGGGCAAAGCTGCTTGTATTATAGCTGACGAAATCAACGCTGTAGCAATTGTCACATTCACAAGTTCTACGACCACAGCCAAAAACGTAGCCAAATACAGACCGCGAGTTCCAATAATTGGACTTACAGACGATTTGCGAGTTCACCGAAGACTCAATTTTGTATGGGGCGTTCGCTCAGTATTAGTCCAACCGGCAGAAAATGAGCTACTAATCCCGGATTCTTACGTCGAAGATTTGCTCAAACTCGATTTTATCAAACCCGATGACAATCTTGTTTTCGTGTCAGGATTATCCCGCGGCAACATCCGCGAACAAAACATGATAAAAATATTCAAAGTGCCCAATCACGATTATTAA
- a CDS encoding DUF1858 domain-containing protein, with product MSKHTITPKTKVAELLDNFPELEDELIAIAPEFVKLKNPILRKTVAKVATLEQAARIAGLEISQVINRLRKKAGIEDIIEIKEGKPMQFDEFEISTDAIQETFDARPIIATGEHPMHDVIAKMNALDKGKILELITPFVPIPLIEIGKNRGLSVRYIKESEDLVRTYFRN from the coding sequence ATGTCAAAACACACCATAACACCCAAAACCAAAGTTGCCGAGCTATTGGATAATTTTCCCGAACTTGAAGATGAACTTATTGCCATTGCTCCCGAATTTGTGAAATTGAAAAATCCAATACTTCGCAAAACTGTTGCGAAAGTGGCAACTTTAGAGCAAGCCGCTCGTATTGCCGGATTGGAAATTAGCCAAGTGATAAACAGACTGCGTAAAAAAGCAGGAATAGAAGATATTATTGAAATAAAAGAAGGAAAACCCATGCAATTTGATGAATTTGAAATCAGCACTGATGCAATTCAGGAAACTTTTGACGCTCGCCCTATTATTGCTACAGGCGAACACCCAATGCACGACGTGATAGCCAAAATGAATGCCTTAGATAAAGGCAAGATTCTCGAGCTAATCACACCTTTTGTGCCAATACCACTAATCGAAATCGGCAAAAACCGAGGTCTGTCTGTACGCTACATCAAAGAAAGTGAAGATTTGGTAAGGACATATTTTAGGAATTAA
- a CDS encoding DUF438 domain-containing protein, translating to MSELINNSENRKSILKELILKLHKGDNPEQVRAELEATLTNIPYGEVVEVEQELVAEGLPVDEIQKLCDIHSFVLQGRIDLSAVKIVLPGHPVDTMKKENREIENLIAEIKKQIGEIAPEIAVDDLKKQMMALKGNFNALMDIDKHYKRKEFLIFPYLEKIGITAPPKVMWGKHDEIREQLKGILDSLVVIDDAGDFAIINKTLIEPALFAILDMIVKEEKILLPMTLDKLTEIDWYEIYQQTGEYGYCLYDPKIEWKPQVSLNTEKTENVKDDFINFPTGRLNYEEMLGILSTLPVDITFVDKDDKVKFFSEGKDRVFDRSRAILLRDVRLCHPPSSMHIVDKIIEDFRSGREDKTAFWINFQGKFVFIEYYAVRDKNGDYLGTLEVTQDLTTHRQLEGEQRLLSYGDKK from the coding sequence ATGAGTGAGTTGATAAATAATTCTGAAAATCGTAAAAGCATTCTTAAAGAGCTAATATTAAAATTACACAAGGGTGACAATCCCGAACAAGTCCGTGCGGAATTGGAAGCTACTTTGACCAACATTCCTTACGGCGAAGTCGTCGAAGTAGAGCAAGAACTCGTAGCCGAAGGATTGCCCGTAGATGAAATTCAAAAACTATGCGATATTCACAGCTTCGTGCTGCAAGGTAGAATTGACCTCTCGGCAGTAAAAATTGTATTGCCCGGGCACCCGGTTGATACCATGAAGAAAGAAAATCGTGAAATCGAGAATTTAATAGCTGAAATCAAAAAGCAAATTGGCGAAATCGCTCCGGAAATAGCAGTTGATGATTTGAAAAAGCAAATGATGGCATTGAAAGGCAACTTCAATGCACTCATGGATATTGACAAACACTACAAACGCAAAGAATTTTTGATTTTCCCCTATCTCGAAAAAATCGGCATCACCGCGCCACCAAAGGTAATGTGGGGCAAACACGACGAAATTCGCGAGCAACTCAAAGGGATTTTAGATTCACTCGTTGTGATTGATGATGCCGGAGATTTCGCGATAATTAATAAAACATTGATTGAGCCTGCACTATTTGCAATACTCGATATGATTGTGAAAGAGGAAAAAATTCTACTGCCGATGACTTTGGACAAATTGACTGAAATTGATTGGTACGAAATTTACCAACAAACGGGCGAATACGGGTATTGCCTTTACGACCCAAAAATTGAATGGAAGCCGCAAGTCTCTTTGAACACCGAAAAAACCGAAAATGTAAAAGATGATTTCATCAATTTCCCTACAGGCAGATTGAATTATGAAGAAATGTTGGGCATTTTGAGCACACTTCCCGTTGACATTACTTTCGTGGACAAAGACGATAAAGTCAAATTCTTCTCCGAAGGCAAAGACAGAGTCTTCGATAGAAGCCGTGCTATTTTACTCCGCGATGTGCGATTGTGCCATCCCCCATCGAGTATGCACATAGTTGACAAAATTATCGAAGATTTCCGTTCCGGACGTGAAGATAAAACTGCGTTCTGGATTAATTTTCAAGGCAAATTCGTTTTCATCGAATATTATGCCGTTCGCGACAAAAACGGAGATTATCTCGGAACTCTCGAAGTTACTCAAGACCTTACAACGCACCGTCAATTAGAGGGCGAGCAACGATTGTTGAGCTATGGAGATAAAAAGTAA
- a CDS encoding T9SS type A sorting domain-containing protein, producing MKLRFVLFAFALLPLFIVDAYSQIGRDYVPYYIDSEYLHNYPQFKNLPLYTRLRHNPDHPIPKDNFIAPERFMSEDGIEIVNVSSTWRNAQTETWIAVNPLNPQNIIATSNDNEYIAGFDGFKMSAFVTDNGGKTWRHSPTPRNSGQWFTPKGSQATIFDPGIAFDSKGHAYYVYGFASTEGSEEESDKRQNGVFVVKSTDGGSTWDAIKDGSPNGINAVTLDAFSAAGNPFHDRYSIACDFSPNSPHKDNVYISWRVFRGINGIVFSRSTDGGETFSSYNKIADNGQAPVPAVGPNGEVYLAWIDRGANNLAYAMFARSTNGGLSFSSPIEAQRVTSIGDLNASNGRNELVDKRNIRVSSPPQIAVDISGSAYSGNIYIVQAGREASSLNYGIYLSKSTNNGTVWQKNIRIDNSQIRNDMYFPSISCDPVTGMIAVLYYSSQDQPSNKLVDAYVAISMNGGDTWRHIKVSPFAHSFEHNNSVFPQGPTGGVYWGDYTGISVYNSRIYPLFWMSAHQNSLYYYNDLYTALLSPAPKPPTNLSTDVVMEPKVAIKINWVNPTHSLLGDELDEFKINIFRNSVKIGEVPNSQAASYVDNDVVSGVNYSYSLQAEMPNGLTSTLAYISAIGGGSPKSMPPTEISWRPNTDGILISWRNPSTNIHGNDLHDKLKFVVLDYNTEAVLGTFEDNLAAGEISTALISLPKEQFHRLRFKSMTVRGSIETLSDYSQESVLAYSGAPLDDLSENFDNASSLTPHYKEGTWGITNKKSSSPPNSFTDSPDGDYLARTDDDLIFAPVVIKAGKSTFSFEHIALLDTVTQTIDGIVWYDVGAVSWSNDFGKTWNYYHFWNAASSSKFILNDLANSQWEQVAKDMSQYIGDTIIFRFSMRTNNIRQAEGWFIDNIELNDSPAGVDSDIITQSLIFTYPNPVSDASQLQIDLTRSANINVSLYNSLGIKIMDLTDEFATQGRKIMKYDLSSINSGLYFYRINMDGITKTIPISIVR from the coding sequence ATGAAATTAAGATTCGTACTATTTGCTTTTGCTCTTCTACCTTTGTTCATTGTAGATGCTTATTCCCAGATAGGCAGAGACTACGTCCCGTATTATATTGATAGTGAGTATCTGCACAACTATCCCCAATTTAAGAACTTACCACTATATACCAGATTAAGACACAACCCTGACCACCCAATACCTAAGGACAACTTTATAGCACCTGAAAGATTTATGTCTGAAGATGGAATTGAAATCGTCAATGTCTCTTCGACATGGAGAAATGCCCAAACTGAAACATGGATAGCTGTTAATCCACTGAATCCTCAAAATATAATTGCTACTTCGAATGATAATGAATATATAGCCGGTTTTGACGGATTCAAGATGTCTGCGTTTGTTACCGATAATGGAGGCAAAACATGGAGACACAGCCCAACACCACGCAATTCCGGACAATGGTTTACCCCAAAAGGTAGCCAAGCAACAATTTTTGACCCGGGAATCGCATTTGATTCCAAAGGTCATGCATACTATGTTTATGGCTTTGCAAGTACAGAAGGTAGTGAAGAAGAATCCGACAAAAGACAAAACGGAGTTTTTGTTGTCAAATCTACTGATGGCGGCTCCACTTGGGATGCAATTAAAGACGGCTCTCCAAATGGTATCAATGCTGTAACGCTTGATGCTTTTAGTGCTGCCGGCAACCCATTCCACGACAGATATTCGATAGCTTGCGATTTCAGTCCCAATTCACCTCATAAAGATAATGTTTATATTTCTTGGCGTGTGTTCCGCGGTATTAATGGTATAGTGTTTTCGCGTTCAACCGACGGCGGAGAGACCTTTTCTAGCTATAATAAAATAGCAGATAACGGACAAGCACCCGTACCGGCTGTTGGACCAAATGGCGAAGTTTATTTGGCTTGGATTGACAGAGGGGCTAATAACTTAGCGTATGCTATGTTTGCACGTTCGACAAACGGTGGACTATCTTTCTCGTCGCCAATTGAAGCACAAAGAGTTACCAGTATTGGTGACCTAAATGCTTCTAACGGCAGAAACGAATTGGTTGATAAAAGAAACATTAGAGTTTCATCTCCGCCACAAATTGCGGTTGATATATCAGGTTCTGCTTACAGCGGTAACATTTACATCGTCCAAGCCGGGCGTGAAGCAAGTAGCCTTAATTATGGAATTTATTTGTCTAAATCAACAAACAATGGCACAGTTTGGCAAAAAAATATTCGCATTGATAACTCCCAAATCCGAAACGATATGTATTTCCCGAGTATTTCTTGCGACCCCGTTACTGGAATGATTGCTGTATTGTATTATTCCTCACAAGACCAACCGTCTAATAAACTTGTTGATGCTTATGTTGCCATTTCGATGAATGGCGGTGACACATGGAGACATATTAAGGTATCTCCTTTCGCTCATTCATTTGAACACAACAATAGTGTATTCCCACAAGGTCCGACAGGGGGCGTCTATTGGGGAGATTATACAGGCATAAGTGTGTATAATAGCCGCATTTATCCATTGTTCTGGATGTCAGCTCATCAAAATTCACTCTATTATTATAATGACCTCTATACAGCATTGCTTTCTCCTGCTCCTAAGCCTCCAACAAATCTATCTACTGATGTTGTAATGGAGCCTAAAGTGGCAATTAAAATTAATTGGGTCAATCCGACTCATAGTTTATTGGGAGATGAATTAGACGAATTCAAAATTAACATTTTCCGAAATAGCGTAAAGATTGGCGAAGTTCCAAATTCTCAAGCCGCTTCATATGTTGATAATGATGTTGTTTCGGGTGTGAATTATTCATATAGTTTGCAAGCTGAAATGCCAAACGGACTTACGAGCACATTAGCATACATATCGGCAATAGGAGGTGGTAGTCCGAAATCAATGCCTCCGACTGAAATTTCATGGCGTCCCAATACAGACGGAATTTTAATTTCATGGCGTAATCCCTCTACCAATATTCACGGAAATGATTTGCACGACAAACTCAAATTTGTTGTTCTGGATTATAACACCGAAGCTGTTTTGGGAACATTTGAAGATAATCTTGCTGCGGGCGAGATTTCGACAGCTTTGATTAGTTTGCCGAAGGAACAATTTCACAGATTACGTTTCAAATCTATGACTGTTCGTGGTTCGATTGAAACATTGAGCGATTACTCGCAAGAGTCAGTTTTAGCTTATTCCGGCGCTCCACTTGATGATTTATCCGAAAATTTCGACAATGCAAGTTCACTAACACCACATTACAAAGAAGGCACTTGGGGCATTACAAATAAGAAATCATCAAGCCCACCAAATTCATTTACTGACTCACCTGACGGTGATTACTTAGCTCGTACAGACGATGACCTTATTTTTGCTCCTGTTGTGATTAAAGCCGGCAAATCAACATTTTCATTCGAGCATATTGCTTTGCTTGATACTGTGACACAAACCATTGATGGAATTGTATGGTATGATGTTGGAGCAGTCTCTTGGTCAAATGATTTCGGTAAGACTTGGAATTACTATCATTTTTGGAATGCAGCAAGTTCGTCTAAATTCATTTTGAATGATTTGGCTAATAGCCAATGGGAACAAGTTGCCAAAGATATGAGCCAATATATTGGCGATACAATTATCTTCAGATTTTCGATGCGAACAAACAACATTCGCCAAGCTGAAGGGTGGTTTATTGACAATATTGAGCTAAACGACTCTCCTGCAGGAGTGGACAGTGACATAATCACTCAATCGTTAATTTTCACCTATCCAAATCCTGTTAGCGATGCTTCACAATTGCAAATTGATTTGACACGTTCGGCTAATATCAACGTTTCACTTTATAATTCGCTCGGTATCAAAATCATGGATTTAACCGACGAATTTGCAACTCAAGGACGCAAAATTATGAAATACGACCTATCGAGCATAAATTCCGGATTGTATTTCTATCGTATCAATATGGACGGAATCACTAAGACTATTCCGATTTCGATTGTAAGATAA
- a CDS encoding aminotransferase class I/II-fold pyridoxal phosphate-dependent enzyme: MKDKPASRIQDYLVFGEFGGVNPSITDSSTFTFMSAEKMAEIFQQEIEGCYLYSRHMNPMNKFLSDALALLENTESAHVTASGMGAISTTLLQICQQGDEIVSSRTIYGGTFALMKNFFPRLGINTNFVNILDLEEVESAITANTKVIYCETMSNPMLELADIPALKEIALRHNCKLIVDNTFTPMLISPKNLGADIVVHSLTKFINGASDAVGGAVCADHDFIASLKDVNSGAIMLLGPTLDSLRAASILKNLRTLHVRMNQHSKNASFIARQLERIGIKVVYPGLRSHPQHQLMRRFLNPGFGWGGMVTIDVQSDEIANKLLPLMQNNLVGYFAVSLGFYKTLFSSPSHSTSSEIPEDMQHEIGMSGSLIRFSFGLDFEIGRTFERLVECLAEVGLVNEDSLMKAHQIADNMN; this comes from the coding sequence ATGAAAGATAAACCGGCAAGTAGGATACAAGATTATCTTGTATTTGGTGAATTCGGCGGCGTCAATCCGTCCATTACTGATTCATCAACTTTTACCTTTATGAGCGCCGAGAAAATGGCGGAAATTTTCCAACAAGAAATCGAAGGTTGCTATTTATATTCACGACATATGAATCCGATGAACAAATTTTTGTCGGATGCATTGGCATTATTAGAAAATACGGAATCGGCTCACGTCACAGCAAGTGGTATGGGCGCTATCAGCACAACATTGTTGCAAATTTGCCAACAAGGGGATGAAATCGTGTCAAGTCGTACGATTTACGGGGGCACATTTGCACTGATGAAAAACTTTTTCCCACGCTTGGGAATCAATACGAATTTTGTGAATATTTTGGATTTGGAAGAAGTCGAATCGGCAATCACTGCCAATACGAAAGTAATTTATTGCGAAACAATGAGCAACCCAATGCTCGAACTTGCTGATATTCCGGCTTTGAAGGAAATTGCATTGCGTCATAATTGCAAACTTATCGTTGACAACACTTTTACTCCGATGCTAATTTCCCCGAAAAATCTCGGTGCCGATATTGTAGTACACAGTTTGACTAAGTTTATCAATGGCGCCAGCGATGCAGTTGGTGGAGCAGTTTGTGCCGACCACGATTTCATTGCGAGCCTCAAAGATGTCAATTCAGGTGCTATTATGTTGCTTGGTCCAACGTTGGACAGTTTGCGAGCAGCGAGTATCTTGAAAAATCTCCGCACTTTACACGTCAGGATGAACCAGCATTCCAAAAATGCATCATTTATTGCACGCCAACTCGAGCGCATCGGAATCAAAGTCGTCTATCCAGGGCTTCGTTCACACCCGCAACATCAACTGATGAGACGTTTCCTAAATCCGGGTTTCGGATGGGGCGGCATGGTGACAATTGATGTTCAATCTGATGAAATTGCCAACAAATTATTGCCGCTCATGCAAAACAATTTGGTCGGTTATTTTGCTGTCAGCCTGGGCTTTTATAAGACTTTGTTCAGTTCGCCAAGCCACAGTACATCATCGGAAATACCTGAGGATATGCAGCATGAAATCGGAATGTCGGGCAGTTTGATTCGCTTTTCATTCGGTTTGGATTTTGAAATCGGGCGAACATTTGAACGATTGGTAGAATGTTTGGCAGAAGTCGGCTTAGTAAATGAAGACTCTCTCATGAAAGCGCATCAAATCGCAGATAATATGAATTAA